The following coding sequences are from one uncultured Desulfobacter sp. window:
- the argC gene encoding N-acetyl-gamma-glutamyl-phosphate reductase yields the protein MIKTAIIGASGYTGLELVKLISNHPKASLEAVTSNSYQGKSFTDIYPSMRGFESLVCTPFDAKTLSGHVDVAFLALPHKVSMAFAPQLIDQGIKVVDLSADFRFEDLNTYEAVYQPHTAPALLEESVYGLCEINREQIRNARIIGNPGCYPTSILVPLIPLLKDKLISPQGLVSDSKSGVSGAGRSLSPATHFCEVNEAFGPYKVGNHRHTPEINEVLSGAAGQAVSLTFVPHLVPVTRGMVSTIYAQIREGVDEKQIRDVFNRWYENEPFIRILPGGKFPNMSHIKGTNCCDIGFHLEPESGRLIVISAIDNLLKGAAGQAVQNMNIMFSIDEKAGLDWVQTPL from the coding sequence ATGATTAAAACAGCAATAATAGGCGCATCAGGCTATACCGGACTGGAACTGGTCAAACTGATTTCCAACCACCCCAAGGCCAGTCTTGAAGCAGTCACCTCGAACTCGTACCAGGGAAAATCCTTTACCGACATTTATCCGTCCATGCGCGGATTCGAATCCCTGGTATGTACACCCTTTGACGCTAAAACGCTCTCAGGTCACGTCGATGTTGCATTTTTAGCCCTTCCCCACAAGGTCTCCATGGCATTTGCGCCACAACTTATAGACCAGGGCATTAAAGTGGTAGACCTGTCAGCGGACTTCAGATTTGAAGATCTTAACACCTATGAAGCGGTATATCAGCCCCACACCGCTCCAGCGCTTTTGGAAGAGAGCGTTTACGGGTTGTGTGAAATCAACCGGGAACAGATCAGAAATGCGCGGATAATAGGCAATCCCGGGTGTTACCCCACATCCATCCTTGTGCCGCTGATTCCGTTGCTCAAGGACAAATTGATTTCCCCCCAGGGACTGGTTTCAGATTCAAAATCCGGCGTCAGCGGGGCAGGCCGCTCCCTTTCTCCGGCCACCCATTTTTGTGAGGTCAACGAAGCCTTTGGCCCATATAAAGTCGGCAATCACAGACACACCCCTGAAATCAACGAAGTGTTGAGCGGTGCGGCCGGACAGGCAGTCTCCTTGACCTTTGTGCCCCACCTGGTACCCGTGACCCGGGGCATGGTTTCAACCATTTATGCTCAAATTCGCGAAGGTGTCGACGAAAAACAAATTCGCGACGTTTTTAACAGATGGTATGAAAATGAACCCTTTATCCGGATTCTGCCTGGCGGAAAATTTCCCAACATGTCCCACATCAAGGGTACCAATTGTTGCGATATCGGTTTCCACCTGGAACCTGAATCGGGCCGTCTGATAGTGATTTCAGCCATTGACAACCTGCTCAAAGGTGCTGCCGGACAGGCAGTTCAAAATATGAACATTATGTTCTCCATTGACGAAAAAGCCGGGCTGGATTGGGTGCAAACCCCGCTGTAA
- a CDS encoding M23 family metallopeptidase, producing MLKRTDLNNRAMRETISSQETELEDQRRQLQLFAGEIQGLKEQLTKLGQLESQVRLIADIDKSGHSSGLLGIGGVSEIDLARELPLDTRHNALIREMHHQVKQIRSVADKEKLDFDDLIDKLQQKKNILAASPSIKPVSGVITSPFGYRKSPFTGRRTFHSGLDISNRLGTKIVSTAAGKVVFAGRKHGYGNVIIIDHGYGKTTKYAHLRDILVKKRQQVKRGEVIATLGNTGRTTGPHLHYEVLVNGAPVNPTKYILN from the coding sequence TTGCTTAAACGCACGGACCTTAACAACAGGGCCATGCGGGAAACCATTTCCAGCCAGGAAACAGAACTTGAGGACCAGAGACGTCAGCTTCAACTGTTTGCCGGAGAAATTCAGGGATTAAAAGAACAGCTCACAAAACTTGGGCAATTGGAAAGCCAGGTGCGACTCATTGCCGACATTGACAAATCAGGACATTCCTCGGGCCTTCTGGGTATCGGCGGTGTGTCGGAAATAGATCTTGCCCGGGAGTTGCCCCTTGACACCCGCCATAACGCGTTGATACGTGAAATGCACCACCAGGTAAAACAGATCAGATCCGTTGCGGATAAAGAAAAATTAGATTTCGATGACCTGATAGACAAACTACAGCAAAAGAAAAACATCCTGGCCGCCTCCCCGTCCATAAAGCCGGTCTCGGGTGTTATCACCTCGCCCTTTGGTTACAGGAAATCGCCTTTTACCGGCAGAAGGACCTTTCATTCAGGTCTTGATATCTCCAACCGACTGGGCACTAAAATCGTTTCAACGGCAGCCGGTAAAGTGGTCTTTGCCGGAAGAAAACACGGCTACGGAAACGTGATCATCATTGACCACGGATATGGAAAAACCACCAAATATGCCCATCTAAGGGATATCCTGGTAAAGAAACGCCAGCAGGTTAAACGCGGAGAGGTCATTGCCACCTTAGGCAATACCGGCCGAACCACAGGCCCCCATCTTCACTATGAAGTTCTTGTCAACGGCGCCCCGGTCAATCCCACGAAATATATCCTTAATTAG
- the secA gene encoding preprotein translocase subunit SecA yields the protein MVLTLLTKLFGSSNDRILKKIQPIIDQINEFEPQMQALSDIQIGEKTTEFKDRLAKGQTLDDILPEAFALVREASVRTLGLRHYDVQLIGGIALHRGTIAEMKTGEGKTLMSTLPAYLNALTGKGVHIVTVNDYLAKRDAEWMSQVYNFLGLTVGVIIHDMGAQDRREAYAADITYGTNNEFGFDYLRDNMKFDPGELAQGNLNFAIVDEVDSILIDEARTPLIISGPAEKSTHLYTQANTIIPAFQKDTDYTLDEESKTVSLTEDGIAKGEQLLNVDNLYDPANIELLHHLNQALKAHVIFKRDTDYIVKNGQVVIVDEFTGRLMSGRRYSEGLHQALEAKEGVKIENENQTLASITFQNYFRMYDKLSGMTGTADTEAEEFKKIYDLDVLVIPTHSPMVREDRADLIYKTQKEKYDAAIKEIIQLHKKGQPVLVGTISIDVSESLSEKLKKKGVKHTVLNAKHHKAEAEIVANAGQKGAVTISTNMAGRGTDIKLGEGVKELGGLHILGTSRHESRRIDNQLRGRSGRQGDPGSSRFYLSLEDDLLRIFGGDRIHAVMDRLGIEEGEHIEHKFISKAIENAQSKVEGHNFEIRKHLLEYDDVMNQQREIIYRQRRQALTSKDLKQAARDMMEDTAYDLVDGFVLDKTPIKEWDLEALSTAVKVQFNMDLSLDKPVQDNFSADQLGQFIFDAAQDHYQKKEQMYGPEILRHVERFIILQTVDTRWKEHLLNMDHLKEGIGLRGYAQQDPLRIYKKEGFDMFQDLMNRIKQEVVDILFKIQIASPTQVEEMKQEEQQDLTFSSHADESAAKQPIKRAADKVQRNDPCPCGSGKKYKKCCGQ from the coding sequence ATGGTACTCACTCTTCTTACTAAACTCTTCGGATCCAGCAACGACAGGATTCTAAAAAAAATTCAACCTATCATTGACCAAATAAACGAATTTGAACCCCAAATGCAGGCCTTGTCGGATATCCAGATCGGTGAAAAAACAACTGAGTTTAAAGACCGACTGGCCAAGGGCCAGACCCTGGACGACATTCTTCCCGAAGCCTTTGCCCTGGTCAGGGAAGCCTCGGTACGGACCCTTGGGCTTCGCCACTATGATGTTCAGCTCATTGGCGGCATTGCACTGCACCGCGGCACCATTGCAGAGATGAAAACCGGTGAGGGTAAAACTTTGATGTCCACCCTGCCCGCATACCTCAATGCCCTTACGGGCAAAGGCGTTCACATTGTGACGGTCAATGACTATCTGGCCAAACGTGACGCGGAATGGATGTCCCAGGTATACAATTTCCTAGGGCTGACCGTGGGGGTGATCATACATGACATGGGCGCCCAGGACCGCAGAGAGGCCTATGCCGCCGACATCACATACGGCACCAACAATGAATTCGGCTTTGACTACCTGCGGGACAATATGAAATTTGATCCCGGGGAGCTGGCCCAGGGGAATCTGAACTTTGCCATTGTGGATGAGGTGGACTCCATTCTCATTGACGAGGCCAGAACCCCCTTAATTATTTCTGGTCCTGCTGAAAAATCCACCCACCTGTATACCCAGGCCAATACAATTATCCCGGCGTTTCAAAAAGATACCGACTATACCCTGGATGAAGAATCAAAAACCGTCTCTCTGACCGAAGACGGTATTGCAAAGGGAGAGCAATTGCTCAATGTGGACAATCTGTATGATCCGGCCAACATTGAACTGTTGCACCACCTTAACCAGGCGTTAAAGGCCCATGTCATATTCAAACGTGACACGGATTACATTGTGAAAAACGGCCAGGTCGTCATTGTCGATGAATTCACGGGCCGGCTCATGAGTGGCCGCCGCTATTCAGAAGGTCTCCACCAGGCCCTGGAAGCCAAGGAGGGGGTTAAAATTGAAAATGAAAACCAGACCCTTGCCTCCATCACATTCCAGAACTACTTCAGGATGTATGACAAATTGTCGGGCATGACCGGAACGGCAGACACCGAAGCGGAAGAATTTAAAAAAATTTACGATCTGGATGTACTGGTCATCCCCACCCACAGCCCCATGGTCCGCGAAGACCGGGCCGACCTGATCTACAAAACCCAAAAGGAAAAATACGACGCCGCCATAAAGGAGATCATCCAGCTGCACAAAAAGGGGCAGCCCGTGCTGGTGGGCACCATCTCCATTGATGTCTCCGAATCCCTCAGCGAAAAGCTCAAGAAAAAAGGGGTTAAGCATACGGTCCTGAATGCCAAGCACCACAAGGCCGAGGCGGAAATTGTGGCCAATGCCGGCCAGAAAGGGGCTGTGACCATCTCCACCAACATGGCCGGCCGCGGTACTGACATCAAGCTGGGCGAAGGGGTCAAGGAATTGGGCGGCCTTCATATTCTGGGCACATCCCGCCATGAATCCCGGCGTATTGACAACCAGCTGCGGGGCCGGTCCGGCCGTCAGGGTGATCCGGGCAGTTCCCGGTTCTATTTGAGCCTGGAAGACGATCTGCTCAGAATTTTCGGCGGTGACCGTATCCACGCGGTCATGGACCGTCTGGGCATCGAAGAAGGCGAGCACATTGAGCATAAATTTATCTCCAAAGCCATCGAAAACGCCCAGTCCAAGGTGGAAGGCCACAACTTTGAGATCAGAAAACACCTGCTCGAATATGATGATGTCATGAACCAGCAGCGTGAGATCATTTACCGCCAGCGCCGCCAGGCACTGACATCCAAGGACCTCAAACAGGCGGCCCGGGATATGATGGAAGATACCGCCTATGACCTTGTGGATGGATTTGTCCTAGACAAAACACCCATTAAAGAGTGGGACCTGGAAGCACTTTCAACCGCCGTTAAGGTGCAGTTCAATATGGATCTATCCCTGGACAAACCTGTCCAGGATAATTTTTCAGCCGATCAGCTTGGGCAGTTTATATTTGACGCGGCCCAGGACCATTACCAGAAAAAGGAACAGATGTACGGCCCTGAAATCTTGCGCCACGTTGAACGGTTTATTATTCTGCAGACCGTGGATACCAGATGGAAAGAGCATCTTTTAAACATGGACCATTTAAAGGAAGGTATCGGCCTTCGGGGATATGCCCAGCAGGATCCGCTGCGTATCTATAAAAAAGAAGGCTTTGATATGTTCCAGGATCTGATGAACCGGATCAAACAGGAGGTGGTGGATATCCTGTTTAAAATTCAAATTGCCTCCCCCACCCAGGTTGAGGAGATGAAGCAGGAAGAGCAGCAGGACCTGACCTTTTCTTCCCATGCTGACGAATCCGCCGCCAAGCAGCCGATCAAAAGAGCGGCTGACAAGGTTCAAAGAAATGATCCCTGCCCCTGTGGATCAGGCAAAAAATATAAAAAATGCTGCGGACAGTAA
- the clpS gene encoding ATP-dependent Clp protease adapter ClpS, whose product MTATDSKTRPKISQDTREDRPPMYKVLLHNDDYTTMEFVVDILVQVFGKSLEKATQIMLNVHNKGKAVCGIYPREIAETKVQTVHDLASSKGFPLKSTMEKE is encoded by the coding sequence ATGACAGCCACTGATTCCAAAACCAGACCTAAAATATCCCAGGACACACGTGAGGATCGTCCGCCCATGTATAAAGTGCTTTTGCACAATGACGATTATACAACCATGGAGTTTGTGGTGGATATCCTGGTTCAGGTATTCGGAAAATCTCTTGAAAAAGCCACACAAATAATGCTTAATGTACATAATAAGGGAAAGGCCGTATGCGGCATCTATCCCCGGGAAATAGCTGAAACAAAAGTTCAGACGGTACACGATCTGGCAAGCAGCAAAGGGTTTCCCTTAAAAAGTACAATGGAAAAGGAGTAA
- the clpA gene encoding ATP-dependent Clp protease ATP-binding subunit ClpA — MISKELSTALGFAVREAKKRRHEYVCVEHVLYAIVNHESGLETIEKCGGSPDHIKEDLEKFFDEKLTKIENSEEYVLQQTIGFQRMIQRAINHARSAEKSEVNLGDILASIFQEKDSHAAFYLESEGITRLDVLRLISHDGDKEKKELSGEEKPQQLFQQADPKPKRPKKKDPLALFTSDLIKRAQDKKIDPLIGRTLETERVMQVLCRRRKNNPILVGDPGVGKTAIAEGLALQINGKSVPDLLENCELYSLDMGALLAGTKYRGDFEQRLKDVISALEEKENALLVIDEIHTVVGAGATTSGSMDASNILKPALSSGDIKCLGTTTYEEYKNHFEKDRAFSRRFEKIEVAEPSVEETIEILKGLRSSYEEHHGLKYPDKAIEAAAYLSDKYINDRFLPDKAIDVIDEAGAFLKLTADGRRKSVSPKDIEKIVAKIAKVPVSSVTTAADKSSLESLPGKLFDVIFGQDDAIDTLTTAIKRSRAGLAAPDRPIGSFLFMGPTGVGKTEVARQLALNMGITFLRFDMSEYMEKHAVSRLIGAPPGYVGFEQGGILTDSIRKTPHCVLLLDEIEKAHMDLYNILLQVMDYATLTDNNGKSADFRNVIIIMTSNAGAREMSTNSIGFGSQTANSDSQSIKAVKNTFSPEFRNRLDGIVQFNHLSEKVMELIVDKNMKELKEMLIEQDISLSYSAAVRTHLAQKGHDPKFGARPLARLIQAEIKDKLTDEILFGRLAKGGKLSIGLKSEKLTFNIKSS, encoded by the coding sequence ATGATCAGCAAAGAACTATCCACAGCTCTCGGGTTTGCCGTTCGTGAAGCAAAGAAAAGACGACATGAGTACGTGTGTGTCGAACATGTTCTTTACGCCATAGTCAATCATGAATCCGGACTTGAAACCATTGAAAAATGCGGGGGCAGCCCTGATCACATCAAAGAGGATCTTGAAAAGTTCTTTGATGAAAAACTGACCAAAATAGAAAATAGTGAAGAGTATGTGCTCCAGCAGACCATCGGCTTCCAGCGCATGATCCAGCGCGCCATCAACCACGCCAGATCTGCGGAGAAATCAGAGGTGAACCTCGGGGATATCCTGGCATCCATTTTCCAGGAAAAAGATTCCCATGCCGCATTTTATCTGGAATCCGAAGGCATTACCCGGCTGGATGTACTCAGGCTCATCTCCCACGACGGGGATAAAGAGAAAAAAGAGCTGTCCGGGGAAGAAAAGCCCCAGCAGCTTTTCCAGCAGGCCGATCCAAAGCCCAAGCGCCCGAAGAAAAAAGACCCCCTGGCGTTGTTTACATCTGATCTGATCAAGCGGGCCCAGGACAAAAAAATTGATCCGTTGATCGGCAGAACCCTTGAAACCGAACGGGTGATGCAGGTGCTTTGCCGGCGGCGGAAAAACAATCCCATCCTTGTGGGTGATCCCGGCGTTGGGAAAACTGCCATTGCAGAAGGCCTGGCGTTACAGATAAACGGCAAGTCCGTACCGGATCTGCTTGAAAACTGCGAACTCTACTCCCTGGACATGGGCGCCCTTCTTGCCGGCACCAAATACAGGGGGGATTTTGAACAACGGCTCAAGGACGTTATCTCCGCCCTGGAAGAAAAGGAAAATGCGCTTCTGGTGATCGATGAAATCCATACGGTTGTGGGAGCTGGTGCCACCACATCAGGTTCCATGGATGCATCCAACATTCTTAAGCCGGCCTTGTCCTCCGGAGACATCAAATGCCTGGGCACCACCACCTATGAAGAGTACAAAAATCACTTTGAAAAAGACAGGGCCTTTTCCAGGCGCTTTGAAAAAATCGAAGTGGCAGAGCCCTCAGTTGAGGAAACCATCGAAATTCTCAAGGGGCTGCGCAGCAGTTACGAGGAACACCATGGGCTGAAATATCCGGATAAAGCCATAGAAGCTGCGGCCTATCTGTCGGATAAATATATTAATGACCGGTTCCTGCCCGATAAGGCCATCGACGTCATTGATGAGGCAGGCGCCTTTTTGAAACTGACGGCGGACGGCCGGCGAAAAAGTGTAAGTCCCAAGGATATTGAAAAGATTGTGGCTAAAATAGCCAAGGTACCGGTGTCCAGTGTGACCACGGCAGCCGACAAATCGTCCTTGGAATCCTTACCCGGCAAATTGTTTGACGTCATCTTCGGCCAGGACGATGCCATCGACACCCTGACCACGGCGATCAAAAGATCCCGGGCCGGACTTGCGGCACCGGACAGGCCCATTGGATCGTTTCTGTTCATGGGCCCAACAGGGGTAGGCAAAACAGAAGTCGCCCGGCAGTTGGCCCTAAACATGGGTATTACATTCCTGCGCTTTGACATGAGTGAATACATGGAAAAGCATGCCGTATCCAGGCTCATTGGTGCCCCTCCGGGATATGTGGGATTTGAACAGGGCGGCATCTTAACCGACAGCATCCGCAAAACCCCCCACTGCGTGCTGCTTCTGGACGAGATTGAAAAGGCCCATATGGATCTTTACAATATTTTGCTCCAGGTCATGGACTATGCCACGCTCACCGACAACAACGGGAAATCCGCTGATTTCAGAAATGTAATCATCATCATGACTTCCAATGCCGGGGCCCGGGAAATGAGTACAAACAGCATCGGTTTTGGATCACAAACCGCCAATTCCGATTCCCAGAGCATAAAAGCGGTGAAAAACACCTTTAGTCCCGAATTTAGAAACCGCCTTGACGGGATTGTCCAGTTCAACCATCTGTCCGAAAAGGTAATGGAACTGATTGTGGACAAAAACATGAAAGAACTTAAAGAGATGCTCATCGAGCAAGACATTTCTTTGAGCTATTCAGCAGCTGTCCGGACCCATCTGGCCCAAAAAGGCCATGATCCCAAATTTGGCGCAAGACCTTTGGCCCGATTGATCCAGGCCGAAATAAAAGATAAACTGACCGATGAGATTCTCTTTGGCCGGCTTGCAAAGGGAGGTAAACTTTCCATAGGCCTAAAGAGCGAAAAACTGACATTTAACATCAAATCGAGCTGA
- the aat gene encoding leucyl/phenylalanyl-tRNA--protein transferase, with amino-acid sequence MPLFRLSESIEFPPAWLARPDGLLCIGGDLCPERLTLAYRMGLFPWFSNSEPILWWSPDPRLVLFPSKIRVSKSLKKIIRKNCFSIRINTAFEQTIVACSQPRQGKHEGTWLVDEMIDAYITLHNMGIAHSIEAWQGGRLVGGLYGISLGKTFFGESMFSRVSNASKVALVALAQELDSQGFGMIDCQVTSGHLLRMGAEEITRDLFLDILNHGVDQKVPDRLWQSGRHLSPQSNTDSTPGNMAHAV; translated from the coding sequence ATGCCGCTTTTCAGGCTTTCTGAAAGCATTGAATTTCCGCCGGCCTGGCTGGCGAGGCCCGACGGGCTGTTATGTATCGGGGGAGACCTGTGCCCTGAGCGTTTGACACTTGCGTACAGGATGGGTCTCTTCCCCTGGTTTTCCAACAGCGAACCCATTCTCTGGTGGTCCCCGGATCCCCGCCTGGTTCTTTTTCCTTCTAAAATCAGGGTATCCAAAAGCCTGAAAAAAATTATTCGAAAGAATTGTTTTTCCATTCGGATCAATACCGCGTTTGAACAGACCATTGTGGCCTGTTCCCAACCCAGGCAGGGCAAGCATGAAGGCACCTGGCTGGTGGATGAAATGATTGATGCTTACATTACATTGCACAACATGGGTATCGCCCACTCCATAGAAGCCTGGCAGGGTGGGCGGCTGGTGGGCGGCTTGTACGGCATCAGTCTGGGAAAAACATTTTTTGGGGAATCCATGTTTTCCCGGGTATCCAATGCCTCTAAAGTTGCCTTGGTGGCACTGGCCCAGGAATTGGACAGCCAGGGATTCGGTATGATTGACTGCCAGGTCACCTCCGGCCACCTGCTTCGCATGGGGGCCGAGGAAATAACCAGAGATCTGTTTCTCGACATTTTAAACCATGGTGTTGATCAAAAAGTACCGGATAGACTGTGGCAATCCGGACGGCATCTTTCCCCCCAAAGCAACACGGATTCAACCCCAGGCAATATGGCACATGCCGTGTGA
- a CDS encoding FxsA family protein gives MLFKLFLCFTLIPVAELYILIHLGGIIGGLNTIILVILTGFIGAYLARMEGLNTMMKVRQNINQGLMPAEDLLDAFIILVAGLVLITPGLLTDTAGLLLLWPPTRNRFKQFLRKKFDEMAANGSINITRLH, from the coding sequence ATGCTGTTCAAACTGTTTTTATGCTTTACCCTGATTCCGGTGGCCGAACTATATATCCTGATCCATCTCGGTGGGATCATCGGCGGCTTAAACACCATCATCCTGGTGATCCTGACCGGATTCATCGGCGCCTACCTTGCGCGCATGGAAGGGCTGAACACCATGATGAAGGTCCGCCAGAATATCAACCAGGGGCTGATGCCGGCCGAAGATCTTCTGGATGCATTTATCATCCTCGTTGCAGGCTTGGTGCTTATTACGCCCGGACTGTTGACGGACACAGCCGGCCTTTTGCTTTTATGGCCCCCCACGCGAAACAGGTTTAAACAGTTTTTACGGAAAAAATTTGACGAAATGGCGGCAAACGGCAGTATCAACATCACCCGGCTTCATTGA